A genomic stretch from Methylophilus medardicus includes:
- a CDS encoding BON domain-containing protein: MIELHQLIGQNIMKTDTQLKHDVTAELKWDSSVNENDIGVEVKDGIVTLSGHVGKYSEKWAAECAAQKVPGVKALAIEMDVKLSGSNNRNDTDIARTAKSVLEWTTNWPKDQVKVMVEKGWITLSGQLDFEYERQLALSNVRHLMGVTGVSNQITLKPFLSTNSVKSVIDAALKRRALTDSQEIVVTVDGDKVNLSGVVHSWSEREMVSDSVRNTPGVSEVSDNITVAY, translated from the coding sequence ATGATTGAACTCCATCAATTGATTGGACAAAATATTATGAAAACAGATACTCAGTTAAAGCACGATGTTACAGCAGAGCTTAAATGGGATAGCTCAGTGAACGAAAATGACATTGGTGTTGAGGTTAAGGACGGCATTGTCACATTATCTGGGCACGTTGGTAAGTATTCAGAAAAGTGGGCGGCTGAGTGCGCTGCTCAAAAAGTACCTGGCGTAAAAGCATTAGCAATCGAAATGGATGTTAAGTTATCAGGATCTAACAATCGTAATGATACTGACATTGCACGGACTGCCAAAAGCGTCCTCGAATGGACGACGAACTGGCCAAAAGACCAAGTAAAAGTGATGGTGGAAAAAGGCTGGATAACCTTGTCAGGTCAATTGGATTTTGAGTATGAGCGTCAACTCGCCCTCTCTAATGTGCGCCATTTGATGGGTGTGACAGGCGTGAGTAATCAAATTACGCTCAAACCATTTTTATCTACAAACAGTGTTAAATCAGTCATTGACGCGGCATTGAAAAGAAGAGCTTTGACAGACTCACAAGAAATCGTTGTCACGGTCGATGGTGACAAGGTTAACCTTTCGGGTGTCGTGCATAGCTGGTCTGAACGCGAAATGGTGAGTGATTCTGTTCGAAACACGCCAGGCGTTTCCGAAGTCAGCGACAATATTACTGTTGCATACTAA
- a CDS encoding zinc-dependent alcohol dehydrogenase family protein gives MKALVYESIGKKALCERPAPQILETTDAIIRVTKTTICGTDLHILKGDVQSCKPGRILGHEGVGIVDRVGSAVVTFRVGDHVLISCISACGKCAYCKNKMYSHCINGGWILGNTIDGTQAEFVRIPYADTSLYPIPEGSDEDALVMLSDILPTGFECGVLNGKVEPSATVAIIGSGPIGLAALLTAQLYSPAEIIMVDLADNRLEVAKRFGATAILNSSKVDVVAEIMKLTNQQGVDTAIEAVGIPATFEICEQIIGPGGRIANVGVHGTKVDLHLENLWDRNITITTGLVDTASTSMLLKLVQSKKIDAKTLITHRFKLENVLDAYTTFEDAAKTNALKVLIET, from the coding sequence ATGAAAGCACTTGTTTACGAGAGTATTGGCAAGAAAGCTTTATGTGAGCGTCCTGCGCCGCAGATATTAGAAACAACGGATGCAATCATTAGAGTCACTAAAACAACCATATGCGGTACGGATTTGCATATCCTTAAAGGGGATGTACAAAGTTGTAAACCGGGACGAATCTTAGGACATGAGGGTGTCGGGATTGTTGATCGTGTTGGATCTGCTGTGGTTACTTTTAGGGTTGGTGACCACGTCTTGATTTCATGTATCAGTGCTTGTGGTAAGTGTGCGTATTGTAAAAATAAAATGTACTCACATTGCATCAATGGTGGATGGATACTTGGAAATACCATTGATGGCACTCAAGCAGAATTCGTTCGTATTCCTTACGCGGATACCAGCCTCTATCCAATTCCAGAGGGCTCAGATGAAGACGCATTAGTGATGCTAAGCGATATCCTGCCAACCGGCTTTGAGTGTGGCGTGCTCAATGGCAAGGTTGAGCCAAGCGCTACGGTTGCTATTATAGGTTCAGGGCCCATTGGGCTGGCGGCATTACTGACTGCACAGCTCTACTCTCCGGCAGAAATCATCATGGTCGATCTTGCGGATAATCGACTTGAAGTAGCGAAACGTTTCGGCGCAACTGCAATCCTGAATAGTAGCAAAGTGGATGTAGTAGCTGAAATCATGAAGCTAACGAATCAACAAGGCGTTGATACTGCGATCGAAGCTGTAGGCATTCCAGCCACCTTTGAAATTTGTGAACAAATTATCGGGCCTGGAGGCAGAATTGCCAATGTTGGTGTACACGGTACCAAGGTCGATTTACACTTAGAAAATCTTTGGGATCGGAACATCACGATCACAACAGGATTGGTTGATACTGCCAGTACATCGATGCTGCTTAAGTTGGTGCAATCAAAGAAAATTGACGCCAAAACACTCATCACACATCGGTTCAAACTTGAAAATGTTTTAGATGCCTATACGACTTTTGAAGATGCTGCAAAAACCAACGCACTCAAAGTTTTAATTGAAACTTAA
- a CDS encoding cation-translocating P-type ATPase, protein MPAPQDNLDHKLTPITAENVGLTSTEAAERLKTDGYNELTSLKKRGFFSDVLEIIRQPMFALLIGGGLVYLLLGDRLEALFLLVFACLSVAITIVQESRSERVLEALRNLASPRATVIRGGHRISISGREVVIGDVMVITEGDRVAADAGLISAHDLLLDESLLTGESVAVSKSATQSLSDTYAGSKLTLSTGVENSPFIFAGALVVRGTGLALVHATGARSEMGKIGGALNSIDNQQPHLQKQLQGLVRNFSIIGAFAGGIAVLLYGILRDAWLEAMLSGIALGMSLLPEEFPLVMAVFMAMGAWRISKARVLTRRASSIESLGATTVLCSDKTGTLTENKMSLVAIQTDTKTWLESDNSSSIVDIQIVLKTALLACSQQPTDPMDIAIHTRAKASIGEHSIDFEKYNLVHAYGLRPDCWAVANIFTTVNGEVTVYAKGALETITALCHLTENQFSAIQKRAEKLAMEGIRVLGVAQSKINDAQLKSPPEKLHDYQFEYVGLIGFADPLRSNVPAAVAECRKAGIRVMMITGDYPTTALAIGRQAGLDSERVLKGDVIEQMTDDQLIIALKVTSIFARIRPNQKLRIVQLLKKSGEVVAMTGDGVNDAPAIKAADIGIAMGGRGTDVAREASSIVLLDDDFGSIVKTIRLGRRIYDNLRKAIEYIIAVHIPIAGLAIMPLLFGMPLILTPVHIAFLEMIIDPACSVVFEAEAEEDNVMQRSPRDSKIPLVLPKRIIWAVIQGSIVIIVLAIILFIARQMQLIETDCRTLLFTSLVILNMGLILINRSFSASILTAVLKPNRSLWVLLSSVSAILAITVAWLPARKLFQLGQFHWHLFSISIVASLATLLTLEAIKWQWFRTANQSLKPA, encoded by the coding sequence ATGCCAGCGCCTCAAGATAACCTCGATCATAAGCTCACACCAATCACTGCCGAAAATGTTGGATTAACTTCAACTGAAGCCGCTGAGCGGCTTAAAACAGATGGTTATAACGAGCTCACATCACTAAAAAAGCGTGGCTTTTTCAGTGATGTGCTGGAAATTATTCGACAACCCATGTTTGCTCTATTGATTGGTGGCGGCTTAGTTTATTTATTGCTGGGCGATCGTCTGGAAGCTCTATTTCTCTTGGTATTCGCATGTTTATCTGTCGCGATTACAATTGTCCAAGAATCACGCAGCGAGAGGGTTTTAGAGGCTCTCCGCAACTTGGCAAGTCCGCGCGCAACAGTCATTCGTGGTGGTCATAGAATATCAATTTCTGGGCGTGAAGTAGTCATAGGTGATGTAATGGTCATTACTGAAGGTGACCGAGTCGCTGCTGATGCAGGCCTGATCTCGGCTCACGATTTGTTGTTAGACGAGTCCTTGCTGACGGGTGAATCTGTAGCCGTCAGCAAATCGGCAACACAGTCCTTATCTGACACTTATGCGGGTAGTAAATTAACCCTATCCACTGGCGTTGAAAACTCACCTTTTATTTTCGCTGGCGCTTTGGTGGTACGTGGTACAGGGCTCGCATTAGTCCACGCAACGGGTGCCCGCAGCGAAATGGGCAAAATAGGTGGCGCCTTAAACAGCATAGATAATCAACAACCTCATCTGCAAAAACAGTTACAAGGCCTAGTTCGTAATTTCAGCATTATTGGCGCCTTTGCCGGCGGAATCGCAGTCTTGTTATATGGGATTTTGCGCGACGCCTGGCTTGAAGCGATGCTGAGCGGTATTGCTCTCGGCATGTCTCTATTACCCGAGGAATTTCCGTTGGTCATGGCCGTGTTTATGGCCATGGGCGCATGGCGCATATCAAAAGCACGTGTGCTTACGCGTCGGGCTTCATCCATAGAGTCCTTAGGGGCTACAACCGTGTTATGCAGTGACAAAACCGGCACTTTAACTGAAAATAAAATGTCTCTAGTCGCCATTCAAACTGATACTAAAACCTGGTTAGAAAGCGATAACTCTTCTTCCATAGTCGATATTCAAATCGTACTGAAAACAGCTTTATTAGCTTGTTCACAACAGCCCACCGACCCGATGGATATTGCTATTCACACGCGGGCTAAAGCAAGCATTGGTGAACATAGCATCGATTTCGAGAAATATAATCTAGTTCACGCTTATGGCCTCAGACCAGACTGCTGGGCAGTGGCGAATATTTTCACTACTGTTAATGGCGAAGTTACAGTCTATGCGAAAGGTGCGCTAGAAACGATCACAGCCCTTTGCCATTTAACAGAAAATCAGTTTTCAGCTATTCAAAAACGAGCTGAAAAACTCGCCATGGAGGGGATTCGGGTATTAGGTGTCGCACAGTCAAAAATAAATGACGCACAATTAAAATCGCCACCAGAAAAACTGCATGATTATCAATTTGAATATGTGGGCTTAATTGGGTTTGCAGACCCACTCCGCTCCAATGTCCCTGCTGCAGTTGCTGAATGCCGTAAAGCTGGTATCAGAGTAATGATGATCACAGGAGATTATCCAACGACTGCACTTGCGATAGGGCGGCAGGCAGGGCTTGATTCTGAGCGGGTATTAAAAGGCGATGTCATTGAACAAATGACAGATGACCAATTGATCATCGCGTTAAAGGTGACTTCAATATTCGCGCGTATTCGTCCTAATCAAAAACTACGCATTGTTCAACTATTAAAGAAGAGTGGTGAAGTTGTAGCTATGACAGGTGATGGCGTTAACGATGCGCCTGCTATTAAGGCCGCAGATATTGGTATTGCGATGGGCGGGCGCGGTACCGATGTCGCCCGTGAGGCCTCCAGTATTGTATTACTCGATGATGACTTTGGCTCAATTGTAAAAACGATCAGATTAGGTAGACGCATTTACGACAATCTGCGTAAAGCCATTGAATACATTATTGCTGTCCATATTCCTATAGCCGGCTTAGCGATTATGCCGCTGCTGTTCGGCATGCCTCTGATACTTACCCCTGTTCACATTGCATTTTTAGAGATGATTATAGATCCTGCCTGCTCGGTTGTATTTGAAGCTGAAGCTGAAGAGGATAATGTGATGCAGCGCTCACCCCGCGACTCAAAAATCCCGTTGGTTTTACCCAAACGCATTATTTGGGCAGTTATTCAGGGCTCGATTGTTATAATTGTGTTGGCGATTATCCTATTCATTGCTAGGCAAATGCAGCTCATCGAAACAGATTGCCGGACACTTCTGTTCACATCGCTGGTGATACTGAACATGGGATTGATTTTAATCAACCGATCATTTAGTGCATCCATATTGACCGCAGTTTTAAAACCCAATCGTTCACTTTGGGTATTGTTATCCAGCGTCAGTGCCATACTAGCCATCACAGTTGCTTGGCTACCCGCACGCAAGCTATTTCAGCTCGGGCAATTTCATTGGCATTTATTCAGCATATCAATCGTTGCAAGTTTGGCGACTTTGCTTACGTTGGAAGCAATAAAATGGCAATGGTTTCGAACTGCAAATCAGTCACTTAAGCCTGCTTAA